A single genomic interval of Candidatus Methylomirabilota bacterium harbors:
- a CDS encoding lysophospholipid acyltransferase family protein — translation MIPGRGAGRSLRDRLLLIFLAALGLPLAYLPPPAGRWVGARLGDLAWGLLRGRRRIVMENLERAFGAERPAADLARIGRDSFRHLGLNVVEACEFFFRPPERLLSRVEVRGLEHLAAASARGRGVLALTGHLGNWELLAASAVLMPVPLSAVVRPLDDPLLDEILERLRARGRFQTIVKHRALVDIRDALRQGRMVGVLLDQNASRREGVFAPFFGVPASTSKGFALIALRAGAPVVSCFIRRVAGGRHVVEFGPELPPPPGGDPVAFTHAFNEAIERAIRRAPEQWFWVHRRWKTRPAEASP, via the coding sequence GTGATCCCCGGGCGGGGCGCGGGCCGCAGCCTGCGGGACCGTCTCCTCCTCATCTTTCTCGCCGCCCTGGGACTGCCGCTCGCCTACCTGCCGCCGCCGGCAGGCCGCTGGGTCGGCGCGCGCCTCGGCGATCTCGCTTGGGGACTCCTGCGTGGGCGACGGCGCATCGTGATGGAGAATCTCGAGCGCGCCTTCGGCGCCGAGCGACCCGCCGCCGACCTCGCACGCATCGGCCGGGACTCGTTTCGGCACCTGGGCCTCAACGTGGTGGAGGCCTGCGAGTTCTTCTTTCGTCCCCCGGAGCGGCTCCTGTCCCGCGTCGAGGTGCGCGGCCTCGAGCACCTGGCTGCCGCCTCCGCGCGCGGCCGCGGCGTGCTTGCCCTCACCGGCCACCTCGGTAACTGGGAGCTCCTGGCGGCGAGCGCGGTGCTGATGCCGGTCCCCCTGTCCGCGGTGGTGCGCCCCCTCGATGATCCGCTGCTCGACGAGATCCTCGAGCGGTTACGCGCGCGCGGGCGCTTTCAGACGATCGTCAAGCACCGTGCCCTCGTGGACATCCGCGACGCCCTCCGTCAAGGGCGCATGGTGGGCGTCCTCCTCGATCAGAACGCCTCCCGTCGCGAAGGTGTGTTCGCGCCGTTCTTCGGGGTGCCCGCGTCCACGTCGAAGGGCTTCGCGCTGATCGCCCTCCGCGCGGGTGCGCCGGTGGTGTCGTGCTTCATTCGCCGGGTTGCCGGCGGCCGGCACGTGGTGGAGTTCGGGCCGGAGCTGCCCCCGCCGCCCGGCGGCGATCCGGTCGCCTTCACGCACGCGTTCAACGAGGCCATCGAGCGCGCGATCCGTCGGGCGCCCGAGCAATGGTTCTGGGTGCATCGGCGCTGGAAGACACGTCCCGCCGAGGCCTCGCCATGA
- the yacG gene encoding DNA gyrase inhibitor YacG produces MTPVRRAAARSPRCARCATPIAWSGNPHRPFCSLACRLIDLGVWLDERYRVPGDAIADESGADDRVPAGRG; encoded by the coding sequence GTGACCCCCGTTCGCCGCGCCGCCGCGCGCTCGCCACGCTGCGCGCGCTGCGCGACTCCCATCGCGTGGTCGGGAAACCCGCATCGCCCGTTCTGCTCGCTCGCCTGCCGCCTGATCGACCTCGGGGTATGGCTGGACGAGCGCTACCGCGTGCCGGGTGACGCGATAGCCGACGAGAGCGGCGCCGATGATCGCGTGCCCGCGGGCCGCGGATGA
- a CDS encoding site-2 protease family protein has protein sequence MTDLFSDPSAFLIRLVLQLPALLLAVTVHELAHGLVADRLGDPTARLHGRLTLNPLPHIDPLGALALILVGFGWAKPVPVNAYNLRHPVRDMAAVAAAGPLANFILAFVGLVVYRLLVPVTALPIVVEPLRNVMAMVFILNVGLGVFNLIPLPPLDGGHFLPYFFPRASWGAIHKLEQYGPIILILAVFSGVTRYVVGPAIALVQSVLISLSRLIV, from the coding sequence ATGACGGATCTCTTCTCCGATCCCTCCGCCTTCCTCATCCGCCTCGTTCTCCAGCTTCCCGCCCTGCTCCTCGCGGTCACGGTTCACGAGCTGGCCCACGGGCTGGTCGCCGACCGCCTCGGCGACCCCACCGCGCGGCTCCACGGACGGCTCACGCTCAATCCCCTGCCTCACATCGACCCCCTCGGCGCGCTCGCCCTGATCCTCGTGGGATTCGGCTGGGCCAAGCCGGTGCCGGTCAATGCCTACAACCTGCGCCACCCCGTCCGCGACATGGCGGCGGTCGCTGCGGCGGGACCGCTCGCGAACTTCATCCTCGCGTTCGTGGGGCTCGTGGTGTATCGGCTCCTGGTGCCGGTCACCGCCCTGCCCATCGTCGTCGAGCCGCTTCGCAACGTCATGGCCATGGTCTTCATCCTCAACGTCGGCCTGGGCGTGTTCAACCTGATCCCGCTGCCACCGCTGGACGGCGGACACTTCCTCCCGTATTTCTTCCCGCGCGCCTCGTGGGGCGCGATCCACAAGCTCGAGCAGTACGGCCCGATCATCCTGATCCTGGCCGTGTTCTCGGGAGTCACGCGCTATGTCGTGGGGCCGGCGATCGCGCTGGTGCAGAGCGTGCTGATCTCGCTTTCGCGCCTGATCGTCTAG
- a CDS encoding inorganic phosphate transporter: MTISLGLLAFIILIALAFDYINGFHDAANSIATVVSTRVLTPMQAVAWAAVFNFVAAFGFGVNVAKTVGKGVVDAAIVDHWVILGGLCGAIVWNLITWYYGIPSSSSHALIGGFAGAAVAKAGFGALLASGLIKIAVFIVLAPVLGLVLGFIFMTLTLLTFRNARPSRVDALFRRLQLVSAAFYSLGHGTNDAQKTMGIIAILLYSSGHLGSEFYVPFWVVLAAHAAIGLGTLAGGWRIVKTMGMRLTKLRPVGGFCAETAGAIMLIGTAVGGIPVSTTHTITGSIMGVGTTQRLSAVRWGLAGRIVWAWILTIPLSALLAGLTWLLLPHG; encoded by the coding sequence ATGACGATCTCCCTCGGCCTCCTCGCCTTCATCATCCTCATCGCGCTCGCCTTCGACTACATCAACGGCTTCCACGACGCCGCCAATTCCATCGCCACCGTGGTGTCGACCCGCGTGCTCACGCCGATGCAGGCGGTGGCGTGGGCGGCGGTGTTCAATTTCGTGGCCGCGTTCGGCTTCGGCGTCAACGTCGCGAAAACGGTGGGCAAGGGCGTGGTCGACGCCGCCATCGTCGATCACTGGGTGATCCTCGGCGGGCTCTGCGGCGCCATCGTCTGGAACCTCATCACCTGGTACTACGGCATCCCGTCCAGCTCGTCCCACGCCCTCATCGGAGGCTTCGCGGGCGCCGCGGTCGCGAAGGCCGGCTTCGGCGCGCTCCTCGCCTCCGGCCTGATCAAGATCGCGGTGTTCATCGTGCTCGCGCCGGTGCTGGGGCTCGTGCTCGGCTTCATCTTCATGACCTTGACGCTCCTGACTTTCCGCAATGCGCGCCCGAGCCGGGTGGATGCGCTCTTCCGGCGCCTGCAGCTCGTCTCCGCGGCGTTCTACAGCCTGGGCCATGGCACCAACGACGCCCAGAAGACGATGGGGATCATCGCGATCCTCCTGTACTCCTCCGGGCACCTCGGCTCCGAGTTCTACGTGCCGTTCTGGGTGGTACTGGCCGCCCATGCCGCGATCGGCCTCGGCACCCTCGCCGGTGGGTGGCGCATCGTGAAGACCATGGGGATGCGGTTGACCAAGCTGCGCCCCGTGGGCGGTTTCTGCGCGGAGACGGCGGGCGCGATCATGCTGATCGGCACCGCGGTGGGCGGTATCCCCGTGAGTACCACCCACACCATCACCGGCTCCATCATGGGCGTGGGAACCACCCAGCGACTCTCCGCCGTGCGCTGGGGCCTCGCTGGCCGTATCGTATGGGCGTGGATCCTCACGATTCCGCTCTCGGCGCTCCTCGCCGGGCTGACCTGGCTCCTGCTGCCCCACGGGTGA
- a CDS encoding DUF47 domain-containing protein, with protein sequence MFRLFPREEKFFDLFEQQGANIVAAARALETLTLDYPNAKTHAQAIEDLEHAGDTLTHELVRRLNTTFITPIDREDIYALSSRLDDVLDLIDAVADRLLLYKIAAPTESCVAMAKIIVKAAEETDRAVHCLRDLSPFYHKHCVEVNRLENEADRLLRDQLAALFEGRVDAIEVIKWKELYETMEEVTDRCEDVVNVIEGIVLKMA encoded by the coding sequence GTGTTCCGGCTCTTCCCGCGCGAGGAGAAGTTCTTCGACCTCTTCGAGCAGCAGGGGGCCAACATCGTGGCGGCGGCCCGCGCCCTCGAGACCCTGACCCTCGACTATCCCAATGCCAAGACGCACGCGCAGGCCATCGAGGACCTCGAGCACGCCGGCGACACCCTGACCCACGAGTTGGTCAGGCGGCTCAACACCACGTTCATCACGCCCATCGATCGTGAGGATATCTACGCGCTGTCGAGCCGCCTCGACGACGTCCTCGACCTCATCGACGCCGTGGCCGACCGGCTGCTCCTCTACAAGATCGCCGCACCCACCGAGAGCTGCGTGGCCATGGCCAAGATCATCGTCAAGGCCGCCGAGGAGACGGACCGCGCCGTGCATTGCTTGCGCGATCTGTCGCCGTTCTACCACAAGCACTGCGTGGAGGTGAACCGGCTCGAGAACGAGGCCGACCGCCTTCTCCGCGACCAGCTCGCCGCGCTGTTCGAGGGCCGGGTGGATGCCATCGAGGTGATCAAGTGGAAGGAGCTCTACGAGACGATGGAGGAGGTCACCGACCGCTGCGAGGACGTGGTCAACGTGATCGAGGGCATCGTCCTCAAGATGGCGTGA